The DNA sequence AGGCCACTATGAGCTAGATGGCACATTCTAAAAGCGTCAttaagaaaaattatgcagaaacaTAGCAGCTACAAGTTATCTAATCTGAGCTATGATAGCAGACTGGAGTAAATGTTATTCCATATGATGCTATAATAATTTTGCTAGCATCGATAACGGTCAGTAGAgccaatagggagttttagaaatagTGCACGTAAGTGCCTTTGTATACTCAAAGCTGCACACCATGCTTGcattttttgtactttttttgctttcttttatacACTCTTAAactaaattacaccctttgggtcgtatcttgccagacaagcttgccacacaacaataatcgtcgccTGCCTTgtgcgcttttcctttctttaatgctgcgagcccggtacttccaagtcatgaacagcatgcgcgttatcagcaagacatagcattctcgacaggaaagtagcgagcgcagcgttttcaagagtGTGGCAAGATACGAGCCAAAGTATCTGCATTTGCTTAGGAGTGTATGTTCAGTAGTTTGTGTCCCCAAAATTTGGCTGTGCAAAAGCTAGAACTCCCTAATGCTATTGTTTGCCAGTGTTCTCAAGTTCGATTGGCGGAATATGTATGGCAGACGAAAGTGGCATAACTTTCCAACATAATACAGCACTACAGCTCGATGTAAATGCAGTTACGCACCCATCAAACATACATTTTTGTCTTGAGTGTTTCATTACGCGGAGTAGACTAGGTACAGCAAATAAGATAGATGCACTGAAATTCAAAATGTACTTAAGCAGTACTACACACACTCCAGAATACTAACCAGTGGCCCTGTGTACACCAAAGCATCTtcgattttcttgtttttcggcTCCTGTGGGAGCTTGTAGAGTGGACTTGGGAGGGCGTTAATACCACACCtgttatatgaaaaaaaaataataataagctttTCTTTGGCATGACTAGTACGCTGAATTAATTACGAAAGCGAAAGTTACAAACTTACAAAGCCAAGCAGGTCCTGTAGTTGTCAAGGTAGATGTGGCCACTAGAGGAATAGAATGAAACATCGGCCACTCGTTAAAAGCCAGACATATACGTATCAGACACTAGAAAGAACCAGTTATTTCGTGCTTACTCTTCAAATGCAATGGGGGACTTCGAATGCGTTTCCCAGATCTTCGTGAATGTTGAACGTTGCTGCGTGGCGTAAGACAAAAAACATCACAGAAATGCTCTTAGCTTTTGATGCGAAAAGATAAATCTGAATATACAGCCTCGGATTTCAGCTACAGCGGGCAGCGTTCTAAATTGATTACAGCTAGAGCTGTCGTTCCATGATGCGACACGCACATTGGCGCAGTAGAACGTCGGCAACGCACAGAAAAAAAGATTCTGTTTTCACTAAGCGACTACAGGCTGAAAGTACGCGAAAgcataaaaaaaatgtgtgaagTGCTGTAGCGTACTCACGTCACATATTAGTAGCCGCAGTATTTTCAAACTGGACCTGTACGGAGACTTCCCGATGCCAATTTCCCGGTACTGTAACGCTTGAACTGTGCCTCTGATCCTAATCCTGGGCATAATACAGCAGTCAGCTGTTCCCAGACGGCCTAAATTGCACGCATCATGACTAACAATCGTTTCGCTCGCCTAAATTCAGCGACGAATTTCAGTTTCAGCCTCAATACGGAAGTGTATTCTGTGAGTAGACAAGAGCTGCTTCACCGCGCAACATTGAAGCCAACCACAAACACAACATGCAACAGCTGTTCTGATTTGTATCATCATAAAAACAGTTCAGACAAACACAACGCGACGTAAGTAGCATTATACTTTTACCTGAATTATTATTTTAGACTGTGTATTTCTGTTTTTACGTGCTTGTCTTGCAATAAATGTAACAGTTTAACGGCACTTTATGTCGATTTACAAACAAGCAGTTGCTAACCATGTGCCCCTCAAGGTCTCAAAACGAAAGCAAGTTTTATGCTTTCTCGTTGTGCGTGTGTGCTGTCTCGCCGGCGTCGGAACTATTCAAATTCGAGTATGGTCAAAAAAGCTCTCCTCATCCTCGCCGAAGGTGCGGAAGAGATGGAAGCGATTATCGCAGCCGATGTATTGCGAAGAGCTGGCGTGAGTATTGCAGTTTTTCTTCACGAAACCGCTTGTACTACGACGTAAAGCCGCTGGCTGGGTCAGTTTTCTGCGGTCGTGTTTTTGTTTGGTTCACAGTGGCGTCGTATTTCCTTTTAGGTCGACGTTAACATCGCTGGCCTCACCGGCTCCAGCCCCGTGAAGTGCAGCCGAAACGTCGTGGTTGTACCCGACATGAGTTTGGAACAAGCTGCGTTGCAGGCTCCGTACGATGTAATCGTTCTACCCGGCGGGCTCAAAGGAGCAGAAAGCTTGGCAGCGGTGAGCATGCGCCTTCCTAATCGGTCATCGTTTGGCCTGCGCGCGTTATCTCTGAGAAGATTTCTTGTGAAATGCCTTTGCTGTCGCTTGTTGAATGGGCTCAGTTTGTTTGAAAGTATtacactgcacttttttttttttttggcagaacCGTTGTTAGTGTTTTCGCTCGCAGTAGTTAACAAGAATTACCTGGCCACAGTGGCAGTGACCCCTCTTTTTGCGAGAACATTGTCTCGAAAACTGTCATTGCGGGATCGCAAAATCACCATTCATTCACTATAAATGGTGCACAGTCGTTATCCACAATTAATTTGTGTACTTTTATGACTGTCTATATAGAGTCCAGCAGTTGGCAAGTTGCTGAAGGAGCAAGAAAAAAGTGGACGACTCGTTGCTGCAATTTGTGCAGGTAACAACAAGACATATTTACAAACTTCATAGGATGCACCGCCATCCATTTGGCTCATGCACCGGCCCCAACTTCCGCCACCGAGTTGCTGAATTCGTGGTGATCTTGCATTGGTTAAAATGACGTAGCCACAGACTGAGGACAGAGTTAAAAATTTGCCAATTTTTTTGCAACAACAGCTTATAATGTCTGTAATAGGAACATTACAGCAGTCAGATGGTCAACACTTTATCAACTTTTGACATTGATGCCGCATGTTAGGATTACTGTAATATCCATAAAATTATCCCTATGCACTGTGGCAGCTAACAGGAACAATTTGCAAAATGTTGTAccgtcttggcgctctttggccataactggcccttgcgctaTAAACATCGACGCATCATCACAAAATACTGTATTGTTCACCCTGCGAGCCTTCAAATTGTAACTAAAAACTGATCGACAGCACATTTATCCCAGTTGTAGATAACTCGATGGGGCAGTACCCATGCAGGAATCTGTGCCGTTGATGACTATGCAAGTTTGGtggcctcccttttttttttcttttttttttcaccttcatGTAGCTCCTATTGCTCTGAAGAGTCATGGCATTGGTCAAGGAAAGCTAGTCACATCACACCCAAGCaagaaagaagacatttctaAGGGTGGGTAACAAGGAACTTGGTCCCTTATGACTATGAAGTTTTCCTGTGCTTTTTTTCTCTCATCTTCCCacttaatagagagctttagaataggggccccaaacgttttggggccccaaagaaatagcgtcgaagccactgcgcatgcgcaagacgcaaactgcctttgggttttccgttgggaacgctatttcaccgatttagcgggagcccaaatagcggccccaaaagttttgcgtcggcaaacatggcggcacccatcgaagcgacggctctaacctagcaccaaactgggttcgattcgcggtaacgcgtgaagttcgcaagctaggagaagtgactgcggttatcgctttctctcaactagcgtgtgttatgaagattgactcattagacgccgctgattttgaattcgattgtggattttatggctcgtaggcctaacacggcttagctaggctggtgaaggctagtaaagttttgtttgctcaaaactaagcgcaacttgtttgctgcttacagaatagcctctaaattgtaattaaatgcgaatacacgcaagtcaaaattattattcctatcataaaatggtatattttatttaattatttctaatagcttttctttgacgccgtagtggcgctgtcagcgcaagacgctatccgcaaacgtaaaaccctattctaaaactcttcaatcctgcgtgccccaacgctaacacccgcaaagctctttggggccccaaactattggggcccctattctaaaactccctaatgtgtTTCCGCTGCCGTTTACTACAATTCACCTTGCAGGTGACTACAAGTACTGCGAGGATAGAGTCGTGATTGACGGTCAACTGATTACAAGCCGTGGCCCGGGCACAGCCTTTGAGTTTGCCTTGGCCATTGTTGAGAAGCTGGAGAACAAAGCAGCTGCAGAAAAACTCATTCCGCCCATGCTGGTCAAAGTGTGATTTCATGCCCCTGCCACCGCAGATTTCTCACCTGCCCGGACCTACCAATTTCGTTGCTGCTGGTAGGTCTGTCTGTGGCTAGATTATTTGCTTACCTTTGTCGAAATAAATTACATGCCAATTTTCTGAGTACGATCTGTTCAAATTTCTTGAGGCAATGCATTAATATGTCAGATATTGTCATATATCGCACACAAAATGTATGCATCGTTCACGCGCTTTCTGGTAATGGACGAGGCTGCTCCTGGCACACATCTTGAGTGGTGTAATGCTCATCAGGGACGTAGCCGGGAGTGGGGCACACCGGACACGTGCctccaatcccccccccccccactgctgCTCAAAATTTCGACGTACCAGGATGCCACCTGTCCAGTCCtcttgccccccctccccctcccggaaaagattcctggctacgccactggtaccCAATTATGTATCCTGCTTACTAGAGGAGAAACTTGGGCGAGTTAGTGGTGATTCGTGTTTCAGAAATAAACAGCGCAATACACACGAGGGGagaggaaagaagaagaagctgaagaaagcggacgtgccccgcatcggctccgtctttttgaATGATTCTCCCGGCACTTTTGGCAGGACCACGCATTGAAGCTCATCATCGGATTCGTGAGGTTAACCCGAATCGGTGGACACCTTTGGACAAGGTGGGCCAGCATTTTTTGGACTTCTATAGCCTCTTTTCTGTGCATCGCAAGTGGGCGCCACGCTGGGCCTAACGCCACGTAGGTCTAGCGAGCCCGCCAAGCCGGCATGGCCGATATGCGCATGGACGACGAACTCTCCTCggagacggaagacggcgaggaaagaatgggttggcaggtggtcaccaaccgaagatcgcgatctgcgaaaaagacctggggagctggtggagccgccaatttgatccaagaatcacaaggaaaggagatcgccaacaaaggtgctgccggggccgacaagctcaaacgccggattgtgaaggcgtcaagaatgccgcaactgccggaggagcacaggaaaatcatcgttaggcctcgaggaggcctcaacctgaacaaggtcagcacaGCTATTGGAGAAGCGGTCGTCGAGGCAGCCGGGCTTAcagcagaccaagcgaaggaagacatcgtctgccccaacttcacacagaatattgtggtggttagtacaccggactcctctcatgctgaaaggtatgtgagaatcaagtccattacgatcatggaggcagaatatgaagtgagtgcttatgaaacagccccccactctacgtgcaagggggttattagaagagtgaacctcaatgacagtcagagtgtgatcacgaaaaagattgtgcatgaatacaacccaacggcgttggctgcacaacgtatcaaagctacgggatcggttattgtgcttttcgacggattcagggtgcccaacttcatcaaatatgggtcaaccctcgtgaggtgctatctgtacaggaagcaatttgacgtatgttacgcatgtggaagaatcggacacagatcagacgtttgtccaacacctgatgttgtgcagtgcaggggatgtggtatgcaagacccaggtgaggctcatatctgctctcccaaatgcaagttctgcggtgaagatcaccccacaggtgacagggcttgcaagcagcggtaccaaataccatatgtagtaagaataagaagaagacaacgctccaaagtggagaccgagatggaatcggcccaaccgacaaaggcaacccctccaggcgccggaaggcgctcacgctccagaagcacatcaagatcaagacagcgctcaacatcgaggggacgaaaccgttccaggtctcgggaggcgcaggtgcgcttcaaggagcaggagctgaagacaaacaagaaaaaggagccaggagcgacctgggccgagaaagtcaaaggtactgtgaaagtcacagatgcgctagcctcgcaggaacaaagtaatgatgccagagtagaacagctgatcagagaggttatatcactaaagaaagcaaatgaagaacttaagcagcagattcaggaaatgaaaaaagggttgaggacagaaagcggcagtgtggcaatagctaagccggtgtgtagaagtaacagccaggaagaagacacaccggcgcccaaaaagagagctgtagttccggaggcagaatcgatgtgctcggttctggcagagattaggaatgcgattagggacctaaaggacacggtagacagcgttaaccttaaggtggataaaacatggaagtggaagttaatagccgagaaaaggttgaaaaggctagaggcccaaggagaggatgaagaatatctgcccttggaagcagaaagcgctagaatacccccaggagcggtaggtggtacagtcaagcgaacagtgacagggggtagcaagtcagggagcagcgacaataataatggataatagaaatagacttagtgtgtggcagtggaactgcagaggatttcagcaaaaaagagcgtcactagcacagataatcaaaacggttgaaaataggccgaaattaataatgttgcaggaaactctagcggaggagatcgggctgtccggcttcaactcggtctgcaaaggcaaagaaccaggcagaggaattgccaccctaattgacaagaaaattccctacatagagcacgatctaaaattaggggcgagtaaaattgaatacatattgatagaaatggtcctaaaaaggcacagaggtaaagcgcaaagcttgttctgcctcaacatatatagcagtcccagagagatgagacagagcttcagagcaatttttaataaggccatgagggtagccaaaactgcgccactcataataggaggggacttcaacgccccacaccaatcttggggttaccgctggagtagtaaaaaaggggaaggaatctggcatctcgccacagatttaggcctttctcttatcacggacccagcctttcctaccaggtgtggcagttccacgtgtagggacactaccccggacttatccttcacttataacttacccagggcagactggatcaactctggtacggacctaggaagcgaccattacatacTACACATAATGGTCGAAACGACAGGGGgggaggtaaagcatttcacttacacaGACTGGGagcactttagaaaaatcagaaaagacagagcagacacagatagaaaggggcgcatcacactacaagagtgggtgggtcagcttagggacgacttgaatgcagcaactaaggctatagagacagaggaagaggttgaacaaattgatagtagattggcgcatttgatcgaagccaagcaatcgattttacaaagatggaaatcacaacgcctaaacaggagacttagaaaacgaattgctcagctcaataagagtatagaggaacacgcacgatatttgcagaaacaaaaatgggatgaggtgtgtaaatgtctagacggaaggataaaacgtggaggcaattggagtctgctgaggcatctgctcaacgaaaaaggcactaaatcgaatagacgtacggcagtggcgaaactggtacaccaggagagtcaaactgcaagcgcagagagcataatggagcgattggctactaaatacttgcctctcaggaaagaagatcaggatgtgagttatcccgattacttaggggtagaatgcaaatatatggatcaggaattcaccgaaagtgaggtacgcacggcactgtatgatctgaatagtaggtcagcagctggcccggatggcatctctaacagattgcttaagaatttggacgacgattcaataaaatatctgaccacatacattaatgacctatggaaaaatggggtatatccagaagaatggaaGACGGCCAGTACTATtttaataccaaagccgggcaagcaactcaacttggataatctgaggccaatttcgttaacatcatgtctagggaagacaatggagcatgtcatattgaacaggttaacgaaatatgtggaggacaatgacatcctaccgtacaatctgattggtttcagatcaggcttgtccacacaagatgccatgttgttaatcaaacatcaactgctattagctaaaccaaaaaacactcgagctctcttggggttggatgtcgaaaaagcttttgacagaattaagcatagagcaatacttgaagtgatttccgaactgggattggggagaaaactctacgaagtggtcaaaacctttcttggcaatcgttcagctcaccttagattcggggatattaaatcaaagaagatggatctcggtgacagagggacgccacaagggtcggtcttgtcacctatgcttttcaacctggccatgtcaaaagtggcaaagggactaaaagggatagagggcattcactttaccatttatgcagacgacgtgactatatggaccgctgaaggaagtatgggacatgcggaaagcagacttcagaagagcatttatgaggtagagtctattttagaaggcatgggactcaaatgctctgctaataagtctgaactccttgtactcaagaacagaagaaggggtagaaaaccgaggggatacgttcccgaggaagaacccaggttagtactgaccacgaaggcaggcgaatctattaagcaagtagaatccattagagtcttagggttattcctggaggcaaacggggcaaatggaagaacaatacgacacatcacaagcaagactgtggaggtaataagactgctaaggagaatcactaacagacacagagggctgggagaggagagcgccatgagactggtccacgctttcgccttgtgtcacttctcatatgtagctgggatgctcacttggacacagacagagataaacaagttgaacagattaattaaaaggctagtcaaaacaacagtggggttaccgattaacactccggataacaaattaatgaaactcgggctccacaacacaatagccgagataattgaagctcagcaaattgcccacagagagaggctctctggaacaaggccaggtagagcaatactagaagaggtaggatggtgcccaaccgaatccaaaatttcaggtgaaggcacagtagaactaaaagatagcataagaaaggtaatcaagacgactcctttccccagaaatatgcacccggtgcacaacctggaaagacgaaaggcaagggccaaagctctcctgcaagagatagaacacgacagagaacatgcggcatttgtagatgctgcgtgggtcagaggaaagaaagcctttacggcagtagtagtagatgcagatggtctcactcgggatgctattacaatcatgactaaagacacgacagtcgcggaacaagtagcgatagcattggctttaaggaataataagtggacgaagatttacagtgactctaagatggctattagacactttaccaatggcttcgtaaccaaaagggctgcccagctgatcggtgagttggacagccaagagatcgaaatccgctggtttcctgcgcacatggggtctgtcgatccatctcggaagaatttaaacgagatggctaacgcagctgcacgaggacttactatccgtgcactacgcgaccagaaccttaataatatacaggaggagaacagggaccaattactaacatataatgaaatcacgaggcattattacatcaacagaagggaattcccagtgccacacgctaagctcaatagagctcaagcggtgactctgagattgttgcaaacaggaacttatccaagtccaaactttattaacaagatatatcctgaaagagagataccaatcaattgcgagaagtgtatggcatcattactctggatcacatgctttggcagtgtcctgtgactttcacagactgtgacaaggagagagactggtggcagcgagtcctacacagtggaggtcttttcgatcaagtacaggccgtccagaaggcccatgatacggcggtaaagttaaaccttactgtcccgacgtgggagccgcctgcgtcaacctaagggttgatcttcaggacattaaataaagttcatcataccataccatacacaCGAGGACGAAAGAAAAGAACGCGGCACTGCGCTACCCCAGCGCTAGTGTCGTGTTCTTTTCCTTCGTCCTCGTCTGTTTGGCGCTGTTAATTTCCGAAACATGTATACTGCTTAATTAAGTATTGGGGAGACCCGCCACGGGGGCTTAGCGGCCATGGTGTTGCAcagctaagcacgaagtcgcaggaGCGAatcgcggctgccgcatttcgatgggggcgaaatgcaataacgctcgtgGGCCCCGTGCATCGGGGGCACGTTAAGGTTTccctgtggtcaaaattaatccggagtcccccaccacggcgtcaTGCCTCattaatcaagtcgtggttttggcacgtaaaaccccagaatctaaTTTTTAAGTATTGGGAGAGGAGCTGGTGCATAAATGTTGTGCCAAGATTAATCTAACTGAATGTTCTACGCAGTTTCCTGTGCATATAGGAATAAATGTTAAATGTCCACGCGAATAAATTTGTGGAAGAATGAATGTAACACTAAGCATTCTGAAATATATACCGTGCCGTATATTCATTATACCGTGCGGTGCCGTATTGCAATTCAGAGACCGTGGTACATGTAAACAGCGTACGGCTCATCATTCAGCTCAGATGGCGCAGATCACAAGCGTGTGGAGgaagtcgtgtgtgtgtgtgtaaacaagAGGCTTTCTTTCCCTCTGTGCATATAAACCAACGAAAGACACTGcacgtgatttcgttgtgtgtgagaaatcactaaattcttttacttagagagaaggatTTTCCCCCCGCCTcgctccaagctaagcaggccgcaggcggtcacactaagacttctgcaaacgaactcgtacccaaatccggcgtcccttaatagcatatatcccgagatttatccgaattgttcttgcgtggcctgtggtgaggttgctacgttgcctc is a window from the Dermacentor variabilis isolate Ectoservices chromosome 3, ASM5094787v1, whole genome shotgun sequence genome containing:
- the LOC142575427 gene encoding Parkinson disease protein 7 homolog, giving the protein MLSRCACVLSRRRRNYSNSSMVKKALLILAEGAEEMEAIIAADVLRRAGVDVNIAGLTGSSPVKCSRNVVVVPDMSLEQAALQAPYDVIVLPGGLKGAESLAASPAVGKLLKEQEKSGRLVAAICAAPIALKSHGIGQGKLVTSHPSKKEDISKGDYKYCEDRVVIDGQLITSRGPGTAFEFALAIVEKLENKAAAEKLIPPMLVKV